In Corythoichthys intestinalis isolate RoL2023-P3 chromosome 11, ASM3026506v1, whole genome shotgun sequence, a single genomic region encodes these proteins:
- the LOC130924514 gene encoding pre-mRNA-splicing factor ATP-dependent RNA helicase PRP16-like, translating to MFYVHKPVIGRFHFFRSERHHPYRPHRSERSERSQTDCCSVRISWGRKRDEPQTPQQPYYKDGFTPSCSNWEDDEGGLASSRHSHWESPSPAPFKRELDHSERSWHMGRESQRGHRSVKNNYAADTPLPTPSYKYNDWANDRKHFHSTPRLSQGKGKKEGGTGITFDNEDEKEQWQEDQKQVDRDWYMMDEGYDEFHNPFTSTSEDYVKKREQILKKQTQKRISAQKHQINEDNERWETNRMLTSGVVQRLEVDFEEDNMSKVHLLVHNLVPPFLDGRIVFTKQPEPIIPVKDATSDMAIISRKGSQLVRKHQEQKERKKAQHKHWELAGTKLGDIMGIQKKEDNAFGRQKVGKDGKVDYKAEQKFADQMKEKSEASSEFAKKKSILEQRQYLPIFAVRQQLLNVIRDNNIVIVVGETGSGKTTQLTQYLHEDGYTSYGTVACTQPRRVAAMSVAKRVSEEMGTNLGEEVGYAIRFEDCTCEKTMIKYMTDGILLRESLRESDLDNYSVIIMDEAHERSLNTDVLFGLLREIVSRRMDLKLIVTSATMDSEKFASFFGNVPIFNIPGRIFPVDIMFTKTPQEDYVEAAVKQALQIHLSGLFGDILIFMPGQEDIEVTSDQIVEQLDELDDAPALAVLPIYSQLPSDLQAKIFQKAPDSVRKCIVATNIAETSLTVDGIMFVVDAGYCKLKVFNPRIGMDALQVYPISQANANQRAGRAGRTGPGQCYRLYTHSAYKNEMLTTTVPEIQRTNLANVVLLLKSLGVQDLLHFHFMDPPPEDNMLNSMYQLWILGALDNTGSLTPTGRMMVEFPLDPALSKMLIVSCDMGCSADILIIVSMLSVPAIFYRPKGREEESDQVREKFSVPESDHLTYLNVYTQWKKNNYSSIWCNNHFIHTKAMRKVREVHSQLKEIMVQQRMNLMSCGSDWDVIRKCICAAYFHQAAKLKGIGEYVNVRTGTPCHLHPTSSLFGMGYTPDYIVYHELVMTTKEYMQCVTAADGEWLAELGPMFYSIKHAGRSRQDHLRRAKEEMDRMEEEMTLAEQQLRSRLEENERKKAGNVRSLRICTPGRRDEAYKTPRLTPS from the exons ATGGTTTTACGCCTTCCTGCTCCAACTGGGAAGATGACGAAGGCGGTTTAGCCAGTTCCCGGCATTCCCATTGGGAGTCTCCTTCCCCTGCTCCTTTCAAGAGAGAATTGGACCACTCAGAACGGAGTTGGCACATGGGCCGAGAAAGCCAGAGAGGACACAG ATCAGTGAAAAACAACTATGCTGCTGACACACCCTTGCCCACCCCGTCGTACAAGTACAACGATTGGGCCAATGACAGAAAACATTTCCATTCCACACCTCGTTTGTCACAAGGAAAAG GTAAAAAAGAGGGCGGGACTGGAATTACATTCGACAATGAGGACGAGAAAGAGCAGTGGCAAGAAGATCAGAAG CAAGTCGACAGAGACTGGTACATGATGGACGAAGGCTATGATGAGTTCCACAACCCCTTTACTTCCACATCTGAAGATTATGTCAAGAAGAGAGAGCAAATTCTTAAGAAGCAAACTCAGAAACGAATATCCGCTCAAAAACATCAAATCAACGAG GACAATGAGCGTTGGGAAACCAACCGTATGTTGACTAGCGGCGTGGTGCAGAGGTTGGAGGTGGACTTTGAGGAGGACAATATGTCAAAGGTTCACCTGCTGGTTCACAATTTGGTTCCTCCTTTCCTGGATGGGCGAATAGTGTTCACTAAACAG CCAGAGCCCATAATCCCTGTGAAAGACGCCACATCTGACATGGCCATCATCTCCCGCAAGGGCAGTCAACTGGTTCGTAAGCATCAGGAACAGAAAGAACGCAAAAAG GCACAGCACAAACATTGGGAACTGGCAGGCACAAAGCTGGGGGACATCATGGGCATccaaaagaaagaagacaatGCTTTTGGAAGACAAAAGGTTGGCAAAGATGGCAAAGTAGACTACAA AGCAGAGCAGAAGTTTGCGGATCAAATGAAAGAGAAGAGCGAGGCCAGCAGTGAGTTTGccaaaaagaaaagcattttggagCAAAGACAGTACCTGCCAATTTTTGCTGTGAGGCAGCAACTTCTTAATGTCATCAG GGACAACAATATCGTGATTGTTGTCGGGGAAACGGGCAGCGGAAAAACCACGCAGCTGACCCAGTACCTTCACGAGGACGGCTACACCAGCTATGGCACGGTGGCGTGTACACAGCCGCGCAGAGTGGCCGCTATGAGTGTTGCCAAGAGAGTCAGCGAGGAAATGGGCACCAACCTAGGAGAAGAG GTTGGCTACGCAATTCGTTTTGAGGACTGCACGTGTGAGAAAACAATGATCAAGTATATGACGGACGGCATCCTGCTCAGGGAGTCACTGAGGGAGTCTGACCTGGACAATTACAGCGTTATCATCATGGACGAAGCTCACGAGCGTTCGCTGAACACCGACGTACTGTTCGGTCTGCTTCGGGAG ATTGTATCTCGCCGCATGGACTTGAAACTCATTGTTACTTCGGCGACAATGGACTCGGAAAAATTTGCCTCATTTTTCGGCAACGTACCCATATTCAACATTCCGGGAAGAATATTTCCAGTGGACATAATGTTCACAAAG ACTCCTCAGGAGGACTATGTGGAGGCAGCAGTGAAACAGGCCCTGCAGATCCACCTCAGCGGGTTGTTTGGGGACATTCTCATCTTCATGCCTGGTCAGGAGGATATTGAG GTGACATCTGATCAGATCGTGGAGCAACTGGACGAACTGGATGATGCACCTGCTTTGGCTGTACTGCCAATTTACTCCCAGCTACCATCTGACCTGCAGGCCAAAATCTTCcagaag GCCCCAGACAGTGTTCGAAAATGTATCGTTGCGACAAACATAGCAGAGACGTCCCTCACTGTGGATGGTATCATGTTTGTTGTGGACGCTGGATATTGCAAACTCAAG GTGTTCAATCCTCGTATCGGAATGGATGCTCTTCAAGTGTATCCTATAAGCCAAGCGAATGCGAACCAGCGTGCTGGTAGGGCAGGTCGTACAGGTCCAGGGCAGTGTTACAG GCTGTACACTCATAGTGCCTATAAGAATGAGATGCTGACCACCACCGTGCCAGAGATTCAGAGGACCAACCTGGCCAATGTGGTACTGCTGTTAAAGTCGCTGGGTGTTCAGGATTTGCTGCATTTCCACTTCATGGATCCGCCGCCCGAGGACAACATGCTCAACTCCATGTACCAACTTTGGATCCTGGGAGCGCTGGATAATACTG GTTCTCTTACACCGACCGGCCGCATGATGGTGGAGTTTCCCCTCGACCCGGCATTGTCCAAGATGCTGATTGTGTCCTGCGACATGGGCTGCAGCGCTGACATCCTCATCATCGTTTCCATGCTCTCTGTGCCGGCCATATTTTACAGACCTAAG GGCCGTGAGGAAGAGAGCGACCAGGTCAGGGAGAAGTTCTCGGTTCCTGAGAGTGACCACCTGACGTACCTTAACGTCTACACGCAGTGGAAAAAGAACAATTATTCCAGCATTTGGTGCAACAATCACTTCATTCACACCAAAGCTATGCGCAAG GTGCGTGAGGTACACTCCCAATTGAAAGAAATCATGGTGCAGCAGAGGATGAACTTGATGTCGTGTGGATCAGACTGGGATGTCATCAGAAAGTGCATCTGCGCCGCTTACTTCCACCAGGCTGCCAAACTCAAg GGCATTGGTGAATACGTGAATGTGAGGACAGGTACGCCGTGTCACCTTCACCCTACCAGCTCCCTCTTCGGTATGGGCTATACCCCCGACTACATCGTCTACCACGAGCTTGTCATGACTACTAAG GAATACATGCAGTGTGTAACAGCAGCGGATGGCGAGTGGCTGGCAGAATTGGGGCCCATGTTCTACAGCATCAAGCATGCTGGGAGAAGCAGACAG GATCACCTTCGACGGGCCAAGGAAGAAATGGACAGGATGGAAGAAGAGATGACTTTGGCTGAGCAGCAGCTACGAAGCCGTCTTGAGGAGAACGAGAGGAAGAAAGCTGGCAACGTGAG